ATATTTGCATAACTTCTTCCTTTAATGAAAGAGAAAAAGCTTGAGCAATCGCCCAAGCCCATATGAATTGTGTCTGTAGCCGCAAAACTACGAAAACATTATCTAACTAGTTTGGGAGATTGTCTTGGTAATGCTCTAAAGCAAGTTGTTCAATCTCGGTTAAAAACTTTAAGGTCGGCGTAATGCGATCGCCTTTTTTCAATAATTCTTCGACAACCTGCTTGTATTGTTGCGGATAACGCTCGGATAAACTCTCTAGGCTAGCCCGGATCTCATGAAGTTCTCGCGCAAACTGCCAACGGCGTTCGTCTTCACTGTTTTGAATAAGTATTGAATCAGATAACATAAGTAGATTCCAGAATAGGTTCGATTTTTTGACGTTGCTTGTAGCTGCAAACTTCTAGAATTTTACCTTTAACTTCAGTGTAATTAAGAGATAAAAAATCCATCAAATTACTTACCACAACTGGTGCGAGATGCGGGCGCAATAGCAATTGCTTTTTAGCTTTCAGTACTGCTAGCTTTGCGAGCTTTTTTTCAAGACGGGCAAGTTTGTTGCATTTGGTTCTTTGGTTTAAAATTTGAGTTCTCATAAAAGAAATAGCTTGTAGTACTGGATAAAACTTTACCGAAGAAAAATCGAGAAAGTAAGATAAAAAGTAAGAATGCGGTTGAGCTTGAACGTAATACAGTAATTTTGTTCTGATAAAGATGTATCTTTAATCGTAGCGAATTCTACATACAAAAAATCCCACCTGAGCCTAAGCCCAAGCGGGTAAGTGCCGAATAGTTGTAGTGCGTCTACGAGCGGTGCCGAACACACTCGTTGCTAGACATCGGTTTAGTTATCGTTAACTTTTATATCTATCGGTTGACAGTTCTAAGAAATTACTATATTTTTACTACATACAGCGATGTGTTGTTAGATTTGCTACGCTCAAATCGACACCACTCGTCAGAACCTTGAAAACCCTATAACTTCGTAGACTGGTGTCGATACCTTACCCAGTAAGGTTTTCAAGCGACTAAATCGACTCATTTCTAGAAATTTTTTCTACTTTTTTAGACTGGTGTCGATTGGGGTACCTGAAAGCCGCTCAGTGTAACGGTTCCACACATGAACTCTTTACTAACCCCTAATCCCTAATAGGGATGGAAACTTCTCTGTCCATCTGGACATTGAGAAAATCTCCAACTTTACTAACCCCTAATCCCTAATAGGGATGGAAACCGTATCTCCTGCTAAAGCTGGAATTGCTGAAGCTTTACTAACCCCTAATCCCTAATAGGGATGGAAACATAAATTTTCCCTATTGTCAAGTATTCACTAGGATGCTTTACTAACCCCTAATCCCTAATAGGGATGGAAACAATCCGAAGGAACTCTAACTGTATTTGTTCCAGAAAACGCTTTACTAACCCCTAATCCCTAATAGGGATGGAAACTAATAATTATTTTGTCTCTTTATCTCTACGTAAGTTCCTTTACTAACCCCTAATCCCTAATAGGGATGGAAACTCAATAGTTTCGGTTATTGGTTCAAAAATATATTCGACTTTACTAACCCCTAATCCCTAATAGGGATGGAAACATACTATAGCCTTTCTCAGTTTGAAACATTAACATCTTTACTAACCCCTAATCCCTAATAGGGATTGAAAATAAAAATAACCCAAGTGATTAAAACTTGGGTTTCTTGTGGAGTCGTCACCGCATCGGCTATCGTCCGAGCCTAAGAGCGTACCTTTCTTGGTGCAAGAATCTAGTTTTTGTTTACTTTTTCGATTGAATCTTTACCAGCTAAAGCCGGGATTGCTGTGTACGCAGCAAATCCGAGCGTTGTTACAAGGGCGATCGCTAAACTAGCTTTTATTAACTTAGTTAAAGGTAGCTCTGATATTGAAAAACTAGCTGACTTTCTAGATTTGAACGCCCACAAGCAGCGGTAATACTGCCAAGGTGACAGGTCAAACCACTCGCGAGACTTTTCCAACTTCACATTACAGAAGTCAAATATCTCATGTAACTCACCTTCCGTAGCTGCCATATCTTCAACAAAAATAGTTGTAATGATCTCCACATCTACCGGAAATTGAGAAGATTTAAAAGTGTCTAGCCGTATTTGAGGGTCACGACTCAAACCAATTTTGCAGCGTTGCAATAAACGTCCGGGAATAAGTCCGTGCATATTCTTAGCTCGAATCAAGTAAATATAACCTGGCACATTATCGCTTCTGTGGTGGAATGGCATGATTTTATATAAAAAATTGTACTAGAGAGAAGATTTGAGAATAATTTAGCGGTGTAAGAGTACCTGAAATAATCTCAAATCTACTGTTCACATTTAATCGTTGAGCAACTTCATCCCAGAAACGTTAATGGTTGCGGAGTTTTCTAAAACCTGAAAGTTAGCTATAGGGATATCTTCGGTAAGGTAATTAGTAATCCAATCGGCAATAATGGTACAACTAAAACCACCGCCAGTAGCAAATACTGGGAACCCTGAGCTTAAGCGTTCTCTAGTCTCGGTCAACACTTTTTTTATTGTGGGATTATCGTCAACCCAAGTTTGAAGACCTTCGGGAATTTCCTCTGAGATATCAATGTTTTTACGACCTAAACAGTACGGTGTAAAATAACCATCTTCTTTGCGCTGACAAGCTTTGAGCGCTGCAAATATACCAGATAGCCGCAACTCTTGACCGCCCATATCCGTTTTAGAAACAGCTTTATATATCTGTTGTGCCACAATCTGCATACCTCCACCAGTGGCAATGAAGCGGTTAACAGCTTTAGGAAGTTCGCGCCCGTTGCGATAATGGGTAGCAGTCGTAGTACCACCTCCAAGGTCAAGGACGTAAAACTCTCTAGTACCATCAGGTAAAGACTTTATAGCCGCCATCGCTGCACCATATCCCTCACTGTAGATAAACTCATCATCAAGATTATTGATAACTAGTTCAAACTCTTTACCGCGATAAGTAAATGATTTAAGGTTCGAGAGAATTTTAGATATATCGCCTTTTTTGGAAGATGACAGCGATAGCAGCTTGAGGTTCACTGACAACCGTATCGGCATATTCTTATATTTGTTCTTAGACTTTTTATCAGCCATCAAAGTATCTAGAAAGTCACAGTCAGAAGTCAAAGCACCTATCAGCCAAATATCGAGGCACTTGATTTTATTGTCTTGGTACGCATAAACCAAGTTGCCTGGGAACCCATCGGCTAACTCACCCACGATATAGTTCTTACCTTTATAGCTAAAGCAACCCGCCATACCCGAAGGTAAATCACCTTTTATCTCTTTGAACACAGAAGAAAAAGCATTTTCAAA
The nucleotide sequence above comes from Rivularia sp. PCC 7116. Encoded proteins:
- a CDS encoding GIY-YIG nuclease family protein, producing the protein MPFHHRSDNVPGYIYLIRAKNMHGLIPGRLLQRCKIGLSRDPQIRLDTFKSSQFPVDVEIITTIFVEDMAATEGELHEIFDFCNVKLEKSREWFDLSPWQYYRCLWAFKSRKSASFSISELPLTKLIKASLAIALVTTLGFAAYTAIPALAGKDSIEKVNKN
- a CDS encoding ParM/StbA family protein, whose amino-acid sequence is MTTTNGHIMTEQTLNELPMIETVEQLAQETSKLGQEQKQLSPKKTTKPKSPKVKPNAITYVDVVLDAGSHSNKSMIDGFENAFSSVFKEIKGDLPSGMAGCFSYKGKNYIVGELADGFPGNLVYAYQDNKIKCLDIWLIGALTSDCDFLDTLMADKKSKNKYKNMPIRLSVNLKLLSLSSSKKGDISKILSNLKSFTYRGKEFELVINNLDDEFIYSEGYGAAMAAIKSLPDGTREFYVLDLGGGTTTATHYRNGRELPKAVNRFIATGGGMQIVAQQIYKAVSKTDMGGQELRLSGIFAALKACQRKEDGYFTPYCLGRKNIDISEEIPEGLQTWVDDNPTIKKVLTETRERLSSGFPVFATGGGFSCTIIADWITNYLTEDIPIANFQVLENSATINVSGMKLLND